The genomic stretch AGGCGCTGACCGACCTCAAGGCGCAGGGCCTGAGCGCCGCCGACGTCGAGGCGCTGATCGAGCGCGTGGATCTGGGCCTGACCTTCACCGCGCACCCGACCGAGATGCGCCGGCGCACCATCCGCAACCACCTCGTCGAGGTGGCCCGCGCCATCCCCGATCTGTCGGACGAGGGGGCACTCGACCGCGTGACCGCGCACGTCGAGGCGATGTGGACGACGCCGGAGCTGCGCCGCCTGAAGCCCACCGTGCTGGACGAGGTCAAGGGCGGCCTGAACTACATCACCAGCATCGCGCGGGCGCTGCCGGAACTGCAGCGCGACCTGCGCCGGGCGTTCAAGCAGGTGTACGGCGTGGACTCCGAGGCCGAGGTGCCGGTGCGCTTCTCGTCGTGGATGGGCGGCGACCGCGACGGCAACCCCTTCGTGACGCCCGAGGCGACCCGCGAGGCGCTGGAAGTGCACCGCGAGCGGGCACGGGAACTGCTGCTCGATGCCGTGAAGCAGGCCTACGCCGACCTGAGCCAGGAGGAGGGGGGCCATGAGGGCTACCGCGACGAACTGCGCGCCCTGCACAACGCCGTGCGCGACGGGCAGCCGGTGGAGCTGCGTGCCCGGCTGGAGGCGCTGCACGAGCAGCTGCACGCCGACGGGCAGCACCGCTCGGCCGACACGCTGCTCACGCCGCTGCTGGTGATCACCCGGGTGTTCGGGCAGCATCTGGTGAGCCTGGACGTCCGCGAGCACTCCGCGCAGACGGGCGCGGCGGTCGCGGCCCTGCTGCGCGAGGCGGGAGTGGAGGCCGAGTATCTGGCCCTGCCAGAACATGCCAAACAGGAGGTGCTGGCCCGCGAACTGCGCTCCCGCCGCCCGCTGTGGCCGGCCGGCGAGGCGCTGCCGGACGACCTGGAGACCGCCATCGGCCCGATCCGCGAGGTGCAGCGGGCGACCCGGCAGGTCGGGCCGGCGGCGTTCGGGCGCTACATCGTGTCCATGTCCGAGTCGGTCAGCGACGTGCTCGAACCGCTGCTGCTGGCCCGCGAGGTCGGCTTCCGGATTCTGCCCGTGCCGCTCTTCGAGACGCTGGATGACCTGGACAACGCGCCGCACGTCGTGTGGGAACTGCTGAGCCTGCCCGAGTACCGCGCGGTGCTGGGCGACGGCGTGCAGGAGATCATGCTGGGGTACAGCGACTCGAACAAGGACGCCGGGTTCCTGGCTGCGAACTGGGCGCTGCACGAGGCCCAGCGACGTGTCAGCGACGTGTGCCGAAAGGCGGGCGTCCGCTGGCGCTTCTTCCACGGGCGCGGCACGAGCATCGGGCGCGGGGGCGGCCCGGCCAGCCGCGCGATCCTGGGGCAGCCGGCCGGCACCATCGACGCCGGGCTGCGCATCACCGAGCAGGGCGAGGCGCTGGCCGACAAGTACTCGCACCCCATCCTGGCGCGGCGCAACCTGGAACAGGCGCTGTATGGCCTGCTGCTGGCCGCCGCCCGGCGCGACGACGACCTGAACCCTGCATGGACGGACGCCATGACGCGCGCCGCGAAGGCCAGTGCCGCCGCATACCGAGACCTCGTTGATCACCCGGACTTCATCCCCTTCTTCGAGCAGGTCACGCCGATCCACGAGATCGCCCGCCTGAACATCGCGTCGCGCCCGGTGCGGCGGCCCGGTGCGCCCAGCCTGAGCAACCTGCGGGCCATTCCCTGGGTCATGAGCTGGACACAGAACCGGGCCAACCTGCCCGGCTGGTACGGCCTGCGCGAGGGCCTGACCGAGATCGGCGTGGATCTCGCCCGTGAGATGTACGCGAGCTGGCCCTTCTTCCGCACCGTGCTCGACAACGCGCAGATGAGCCTGGCCAAGAGCGACCCGCTGATCTTCGACGAGTACCTGGGCCTGACCGGCGAGCACCCCCTGGCCGATCAGCTGCGGGCCGCGTATCAGGAGACCGTGGCGCTGGTGTCCGGCGTGGTGGGCGCGGAACTGCTCGGCAACGAGCCGCGCCTGAAGGAGAGCATCAGCCTGCGCAATCCATACATCGACCCCATCCACCGCATCCAGGTGGAACTGCTGCGCCGCGCCCGCGCCACCGACGGCGGCCTGGACGAGTTCGAGCGCCCGCTGCTGCTCAGCATCCAGGGGATTGCGGCCGGGGTGCGCAACACGGGCTGATGCCAGCGCCCCTCAGCAGGCCGTTACCGACGCGCCAGCAGCACGAAGCTCAGGGTCACGGCCTCCTCGACGACCGCGCTGTGGCGCTCGCCCGCCGGGATGAAAGACACGTCGCCGCCCCGCAGCGTGGTGCGCTGGCCGCCGCTCTCGGCCTGCAGGACGCCGGCAAGGATGAAGCTGATCTCGTCCTGCTCGTGAGAGGTGGGCGGCAGCACCGTACCGGCCGGGAAGTGAAGGGTGCCGACCTGGGCGGGCAGGCCGGGCAGGTCGGCACGTTCACCGGGCTTCAGGGAGAGGGAGTCCACGCCGTCCAGGGTGCGCCGCGCGGCGTGCGGACGCAAGGGCCGGCAGACGCTCTAGCATGCGCGGTATGCGTTCACTCGTGCTGCTGGGTGCGCTGCTCGCCTCCGTTCAGGCCGGTGCGCAGACCGCTCCCCTTCCCTCCTTCGAGGGTCAGGTCATCTATCAGGTCATGCCGGACCGCTTTGCTGACGGCAATCCCGCCAACAACCAGGGGGTGAATCTGGACGATCCCCGCGCGTGGCATGGGGGCGATCTCGCGGGCCTGACGGGGAAACTGGACTATATCCGGGCGCTGGGCGCGACGGCGGTGTGGCTCACGCCGGTGTACCAGCAGCAGACGGCGAACACGTCGGGCACCGCGCCGTACCACGGGTACTGGCCCGCCGATTTCCGCAGTGTCGATCCGCACTTCGGGACGCTCGCGGACTTCTCCGCGTTCGTGAAGGCGGCGCACGGGGGCGGAATGCAGGTCGTGCTCGATCAGGTCATCAACCACTACGGCTACGAGGCCGCCGCCGTGAAGGTCAGGCCGCAGTGGTTCACCACGGACGCCGAGTGTCAGGCGAGCGCCCAGAAGGACATCGA from Deinococcus sp. AB2017081 encodes the following:
- a CDS encoding phosphoenolpyruvate carboxylase, whose product is MSIRSDVNLLGRTLGTVLKEQEGEAFFDLVERTRALVRDVRAGGDDAELNAMLRGLSGQDAGNLARAFTWYFQLVNLAEEYERVRVLRSVTGVRPQSLEQALTDLKAQGLSAADVEALIERVDLGLTFTAHPTEMRRRTIRNHLVEVARAIPDLSDEGALDRVTAHVEAMWTTPELRRLKPTVLDEVKGGLNYITSIARALPELQRDLRRAFKQVYGVDSEAEVPVRFSSWMGGDRDGNPFVTPEATREALEVHRERARELLLDAVKQAYADLSQEEGGHEGYRDELRALHNAVRDGQPVELRARLEALHEQLHADGQHRSADTLLTPLLVITRVFGQHLVSLDVREHSAQTGAAVAALLREAGVEAEYLALPEHAKQEVLARELRSRRPLWPAGEALPDDLETAIGPIREVQRATRQVGPAAFGRYIVSMSESVSDVLEPLLLAREVGFRILPVPLFETLDDLDNAPHVVWELLSLPEYRAVLGDGVQEIMLGYSDSNKDAGFLAANWALHEAQRRVSDVCRKAGVRWRFFHGRGTSIGRGGGPASRAILGQPAGTIDAGLRITEQGEALADKYSHPILARRNLEQALYGLLLAAARRDDDLNPAWTDAMTRAAKASAAAYRDLVDHPDFIPFFEQVTPIHEIARLNIASRPVRRPGAPSLSNLRAIPWVMSWTQNRANLPGWYGLREGLTEIGVDLAREMYASWPFFRTVLDNAQMSLAKSDPLIFDEYLGLTGEHPLADQLRAAYQETVALVSGVVGAELLGNEPRLKESISLRNPYIDPIHRIQVELLRRARATDGGLDEFERPLLLSIQGIAAGVRNTG
- a CDS encoding cupin domain-containing protein produces the protein MDSLSLKPGERADLPGLPAQVGTLHFPAGTVLPPTSHEQDEISFILAGVLQAESGGQRTTLRGGDVSFIPAGERHSAVVEEAVTLSFVLLARR